A stretch of Amycolatopsis balhimycina FH 1894 DNA encodes these proteins:
- the dpgD gene encoding enoyl-CoA-hydratase DpgD — MSGDRVRYEKKDHVAYVTLDRPGVLNAMDRRTHEELAGIWDDAEADDEVRVVVLTGAGNRAFSVGQDLKERARLNEAGARATTFGSRGQPGHPRLTDRFTLSKPVVARVHGYALGGGFELVLACDIVIASDDSVFALPEVRLGLIPGAGGVFRLPRQLPQKVAMGYLLTGRRMDAATALRYGLVNEVVPPEELDRCVAEWTDSLVRAAPLSVRAIKEAALRSLDLPLEEAFTASYTWEERRRRSEDAIEGPRAFAAKRDPVWTGEYRPG; from the coding sequence GTGAGCGGCGACCGGGTGCGGTACGAGAAGAAGGACCACGTCGCCTACGTGACGCTGGACCGGCCCGGCGTGCTGAACGCCATGGACCGGCGGACGCACGAGGAGCTCGCCGGAATCTGGGACGACGCCGAGGCCGACGACGAAGTCCGGGTGGTGGTGCTGACCGGCGCCGGGAACCGCGCGTTCTCCGTCGGCCAGGACCTCAAGGAACGCGCCCGGCTGAACGAAGCGGGTGCGCGGGCCACGACGTTCGGCAGCCGGGGCCAGCCGGGGCATCCCCGGCTGACCGACCGGTTCACCCTGTCCAAGCCGGTGGTCGCCCGGGTGCACGGCTACGCGCTGGGCGGTGGCTTCGAGCTGGTGCTCGCCTGCGACATCGTCATCGCCTCCGACGATTCGGTGTTCGCCCTGCCGGAGGTCCGCCTCGGCCTGATCCCCGGGGCGGGCGGGGTGTTCCGGCTGCCGCGGCAGCTGCCGCAGAAGGTGGCGATGGGCTACCTGCTGACCGGCCGCCGGATGGACGCGGCGACGGCGCTGCGGTACGGATTGGTCAACGAGGTCGTGCCACCGGAGGAACTGGACCGGTGCGTCGCCGAATGGACGGACAGCCTCGTGCGCGCCGCTCCGCTTTCGGTTCGCGCGATCAAGGAGGCCGCGCTACGGTCGCTCGACCTCCCCCTGGAGGAGGCGTTCACCGCTTCCTACACCTGGGAAGAGCGCCGTCGGCGGAGCGAAGACGCGATCGAGGGTCCCCGGGCCTTCGCCGCGAAACGGGATCCGGTCTGGACCGGGGAATACCGGCCGGGTTGA